Proteins encoded by one window of Hafnia alvei:
- a CDS encoding phage tail tape measure protein, with product MSDVASLAVALHLNSAGFKSQIVDAYRSAETASKSFTAKAQQESAKTSVVLAQTGAQARNTGVQIRSLSDALSQSGGGFEQIRTIVSSFASGSNVAAGTLANALIPSIERTLTGFDKLSVSWDSQRELARVSAQASAEAASKQIENAQAARTQAQAQMATAKRSRESAQASREQAQELARFYAAQTQVNQQYGLAVSYQDEYVKINRQVREADLAEAKAKQQMATASKAVLAADVSEAAGKTQLLSSLNQISVANQKVSFSARAAAVSTGLMRSAMSLLGGPVGLGIMVAVSAATALYTAYQRTEAETQSFNNALLKSGNTAGLTINQLRLLTDRLGGTQGAVKAVSAAVSAGFAGDMLDQVATLGTRLEEMGASSDELVNRLTSLRNDPLKAMSDLTDQGVIFNSTLIEQIATLSRQGKETEASGLLQKAVLEDANQKVKAQENDVGALEGAWKSLKTSVSGAFSIISQARLATAQAQAAAAGVKIDVSDKPAQEAKKQAEERQAQAQKAQADARAQLKTENEISAAIKAGANPRKEQARLTTEVTARYKAGKLTADEYQQALRGINKQYGVKPKAFSENEGAKRLQQLQEQAAVLRSQQSEADKLTDSERKLVAFKQEIASYQGKQLTAGQKSVLAMKDQLSAQLQENVSLEKANQQRQLAVKLQEQTRDAVKQTASLQLEQSNKLAEMSLSQPAYEQMLEEQKIREDFTQRRVQLEQEVTDKNSALYTQQTAFLASEQQKQLEIVRSSADERAKAEGSYSLGFRKGVSDWVTTSKNAYAQMRDLAVSSFDAMADGVATFATTGKFNFSSFATSVIADLIKIQTRMAASSLLSSLFGIGMSAAGAAAGGAASGSGGATGDMGMGTGWQNYVPNARGGVYASPSLSAFSGQIVDRPTTFAFAKGAGLMGEAGPEAIMPLKRGADGSLGVRMVGANQQAVSAAPQVTIHIDSSGNTATQASVGYEQFGADIGRYVDQRYRTLRDRDLRPGGTIQRAIKGR from the coding sequence ATGAGTGATGTTGCCAGTTTAGCGGTCGCGCTCCACCTCAACTCGGCAGGATTTAAGTCGCAGATTGTGGACGCATACCGCAGCGCAGAAACCGCGTCGAAAAGTTTCACCGCCAAGGCGCAGCAAGAGTCGGCTAAAACCAGCGTAGTATTGGCACAAACCGGCGCGCAGGCGCGTAATACCGGCGTTCAAATTCGCTCATTATCTGATGCGCTGAGTCAATCAGGCGGCGGATTTGAGCAGATCCGTACTATCGTGAGCAGTTTTGCATCGGGGAGCAACGTTGCTGCAGGTACGCTCGCCAATGCCTTGATCCCGAGCATTGAGCGAACGCTCACCGGGTTCGATAAGCTGTCTGTTAGCTGGGATTCTCAGCGTGAACTGGCGCGGGTCTCCGCGCAGGCCAGCGCCGAGGCTGCCAGCAAGCAGATTGAAAACGCACAAGCGGCGCGAACGCAAGCGCAAGCGCAGATGGCCACGGCGAAACGGAGTCGCGAAAGTGCGCAGGCATCCCGCGAGCAGGCGCAGGAGTTAGCGCGGTTTTATGCCGCTCAGACACAGGTTAACCAGCAATACGGCCTTGCGGTTAGCTATCAGGATGAGTACGTCAAAATCAATCGGCAGGTCAGAGAGGCGGATCTTGCCGAGGCGAAGGCCAAACAACAAATGGCTACGGCGTCGAAGGCGGTCTTGGCAGCCGATGTCAGTGAGGCCGCGGGGAAAACGCAACTTCTGAGTTCGCTCAATCAGATAAGTGTGGCTAACCAGAAAGTCTCGTTTTCTGCGCGCGCGGCGGCGGTCAGTACCGGATTAATGCGTAGCGCAATGAGCTTGCTCGGTGGCCCTGTTGGGCTGGGGATTATGGTCGCAGTGTCGGCGGCCACCGCTCTGTATACCGCGTATCAACGCACTGAAGCTGAGACGCAGTCATTTAATAATGCCTTATTGAAGAGTGGTAACACGGCAGGATTGACCATTAACCAACTACGCCTGTTAACCGATCGTTTAGGGGGAACGCAAGGCGCAGTTAAAGCGGTATCGGCGGCAGTGAGTGCGGGATTTGCGGGGGACATGCTCGATCAGGTTGCGACGCTGGGAACGCGCTTAGAGGAAATGGGCGCCAGTTCAGACGAATTAGTGAATCGGCTGACAAGCCTGCGTAATGACCCTCTTAAAGCCATGTCAGACTTGACCGATCAGGGTGTTATTTTCAATAGCACCTTAATTGAGCAAATCGCTACGTTAAGCCGCCAAGGTAAAGAAACCGAAGCTAGCGGACTCTTACAAAAAGCGGTTCTTGAAGACGCTAACCAAAAGGTCAAAGCGCAAGAAAATGATGTAGGCGCGCTCGAGGGCGCATGGAAGTCCCTGAAAACCAGCGTATCAGGTGCATTTAGCATCATCAGTCAGGCTCGATTAGCGACCGCTCAGGCACAAGCCGCTGCTGCCGGTGTAAAAATAGATGTGTCGGATAAACCTGCTCAGGAAGCAAAAAAACAGGCAGAAGAGCGGCAAGCACAGGCACAGAAAGCGCAGGCTGATGCACGAGCACAACTCAAAACTGAGAATGAAATTTCAGCTGCAATCAAGGCGGGCGCTAATCCCCGTAAAGAACAGGCACGACTTACCACAGAAGTCACCGCTCGTTATAAAGCGGGGAAATTGACGGCTGATGAATATCAGCAAGCGTTACGTGGGATTAACAAACAGTATGGTGTGAAACCCAAAGCGTTTAGTGAAAACGAGGGAGCAAAACGCCTCCAACAACTCCAAGAACAAGCTGCTGTATTACGCAGCCAGCAGTCAGAAGCCGACAAGCTCACGGATTCTGAGCGCAAGCTGGTGGCCTTTAAGCAAGAGATTGCAAGCTATCAAGGCAAGCAATTGACTGCTGGCCAGAAAAGTGTGCTAGCGATGAAAGATCAACTCAGCGCACAACTGCAAGAAAACGTCTCGCTGGAAAAAGCCAACCAGCAGCGCCAACTTGCCGTGAAGTTGCAGGAACAAACTCGGGACGCCGTTAAGCAAACGGCTTCGCTCCAGCTTGAGCAATCCAACAAATTGGCAGAAATGAGTTTATCTCAGCCTGCCTATGAACAGATGCTCGAGGAGCAAAAGATCCGTGAGGATTTTACCCAGCGCCGCGTGCAGCTAGAGCAGGAAGTGACAGATAAAAACTCAGCCCTTTACACCCAGCAGACAGCATTTTTAGCCAGTGAGCAGCAAAAGCAGCTCGAGATTGTCCGTAGCAGTGCAGATGAACGCGCTAAAGCGGAGGGCAGCTATTCGTTGGGATTCCGCAAAGGGGTATCCGATTGGGTAACGACCTCCAAAAATGCGTATGCGCAGATGCGTGATTTGGCTGTCAGTAGTTTTGATGCCATGGCTGATGGTGTCGCGACCTTTGCCACGACGGGGAAGTTTAATTTCAGCAGCTTCGCCACGTCGGTTATCGCTGACCTCATCAAAATTCAGACCCGCATGGCGGCATCCAGCCTGCTTTCATCCCTGTTTGGTATTGGTATGAGTGCCGCAGGTGCAGCAGCCGGTGGCGCGGCGAGCGGCTCCGGTGGTGCCACGGGCGATATGGGAATGGGGACTGGCTGGCAAAACTATGTTCCCAATGCTAGGGGGGGCGTATATGCGTCGCCGTCACTGAGTGCCTTTAGTGGGCAAATTGTCGATCGTCCGACTACGTTTGCTTTTGCAAAAGGGGCGGGGCTGATGGGGGAGGCGGGGCCGGAAGCCATTATGCCGCTCAAGCGTGGCGCTGATGGTTCGCTCGGTGTTCGCATGGTTGGGGCAAATCAGCAGGCAGTGAGTGCCGCGCCGCAGGTCACTATCCACATCGATAGCTCAGGGAATACGGCGACCCAAGCCTCTGTGGGCTATGAGCAGTTTGGTGCCGATATTGGTCGTTATGTCGATCAGCGATACCGCACGTTGCGCGATCGGGACCTGCGGCCGGGTGGAACCATTCAACGAGCGATAAAGGGGCGCTGA
- a CDS encoding phage tail protein, with amino-acid sequence MAIETFQWSPRTNAAADATFRIRKAQFGDGYAQVAGDGINFRAQNWDLNFVGSEAYITAIAAFLDRHAGRTSFQWKPPLSPLGLYRCEQYKPNALGGGNYSLSATFIQAFHP; translated from the coding sequence ATGGCTATCGAAACATTTCAGTGGAGCCCACGCACCAACGCGGCAGCGGATGCAACTTTCCGAATACGTAAAGCGCAGTTCGGGGACGGGTACGCACAGGTGGCGGGGGATGGGATTAATTTTCGCGCCCAGAATTGGGATCTTAATTTTGTGGGAAGTGAGGCTTATATCACGGCGATCGCGGCGTTCCTCGATCGGCATGCCGGTAGAACCTCTTTCCAATGGAAGCCGCCGTTATCTCCCTTGGGGCTTTACCGCTGTGAGCAGTACAAGCCGAACGCGCTCGGCGGCGGCAACTACTCGCTTTCCGCC